The Sphingopyxis fribergensis genome contains a region encoding:
- a CDS encoding GH1 family beta-glucosidase codes for MSKSVFPDDFLWGAATAAYQIEGSPLADGAGASIWQRFSHDPRLMAVKGDTGDFACDHYNRMPADVALMKELGLKAYRFSVNWGRVLPEGIGRVNEPGLDFYERLVDELLKNDIEPLLTLHHWDLPVALDDKGGWLNRDIAGWFADYGSVMYRRLDGRVKKWVTLNEPWVITDGGYLHGALAPGHRNLFETPIASHNLMRAHGAAVEAYRSEGAHEIGLVVNIEPKYPASDSAEDVAATARAHAYMNRQYLDPALKGSYPAELAEIFGEAWPQWSADDLKAINQPVDFIGINYYTRNVVKADPNQWPVGASPVKQNATHTTTDWEVYPPALTDTLVWFRDTYGDIPVYITENGAAFYDPPQAGPDGIDDPLRCDYLRTHISAIGDAIKKGVDVRGYMAWSLLDNLEWSLGFSKRFGIVHVDYETQVRTPKRSARFYSSVIAANGGNLG; via the coding sequence ATGAGCAAGAGTGTCTTCCCCGACGATTTCCTGTGGGGCGCGGCGACCGCCGCCTATCAGATCGAAGGATCGCCGCTCGCCGATGGCGCGGGCGCGAGCATCTGGCAGCGGTTCAGCCACGATCCGCGGCTGATGGCGGTCAAGGGCGACACCGGCGACTTCGCCTGCGACCATTATAACCGCATGCCCGCCGATGTCGCGCTGATGAAGGAACTGGGGCTGAAAGCCTATCGCTTCAGCGTCAACTGGGGCCGCGTGCTGCCCGAAGGAATCGGGCGCGTGAACGAACCGGGGCTCGATTTCTACGAGCGCCTCGTCGACGAATTGCTCAAGAACGACATCGAACCGCTGCTGACGCTGCACCATTGGGATTTGCCCGTCGCGCTCGACGACAAGGGCGGCTGGCTTAACCGCGATATCGCCGGCTGGTTCGCCGACTATGGTTCGGTGATGTACCGCCGCCTCGACGGGCGCGTGAAGAAATGGGTGACGCTCAACGAACCGTGGGTGATTACCGACGGCGGCTACCTCCACGGGGCGCTCGCCCCCGGCCACCGCAACCTGTTCGAAACGCCGATCGCGAGCCACAATCTGATGCGCGCGCACGGCGCCGCGGTCGAGGCGTATCGCAGCGAAGGCGCGCACGAAATCGGCCTCGTCGTCAACATCGAGCCCAAATATCCGGCGAGCGACAGCGCGGAAGACGTCGCCGCAACCGCGCGCGCGCATGCCTATATGAACCGCCAGTATCTCGACCCGGCGCTGAAGGGCAGCTACCCGGCCGAACTCGCAGAGATATTCGGCGAAGCCTGGCCCCAATGGTCCGCCGACGACCTGAAGGCGATCAATCAGCCGGTCGATTTCATCGGCATCAATTACTACACGCGCAACGTCGTCAAGGCCGACCCGAACCAGTGGCCCGTCGGCGCCTCGCCGGTGAAACAGAATGCCACGCATACGACGACCGATTGGGAGGTCTACCCGCCCGCGCTGACCGACACGCTCGTCTGGTTCCGCGACACCTATGGCGACATCCCCGTCTATATCACCGAAAATGGCGCTGCCTTTTACGACCCACCGCAAGCCGGCCCCGACGGGATCGACGATCCGCTACGCTGCGATTATCTTCGCACGCATATTTCAGCGATCGGCGACGCAATCAAAAAGGGCGTCGACGTGCGCGGCTATATGGCGTGGTCGCTGCTCGACAATCTCGAATGGTCGCTGGGCTTTTCGAAGCGTTTCGGTATCGTCCATGTCGATTATGAAACACAGGTCCGCACGCCTAAACGCAGCGCGCGTTTTTACAGCAGCGTGATTGCAGCCAATGGAGGGAACCTCGGATGA
- a CDS encoding carboxylesterase family protein — translation MRYWTAALLGLALVASPVAAKTKLVPVEGQTPQQPIEAGNYPYQLFVPKGYLTDTAKQYPLLIFLHGSGERGDDVAKVKVHGPPKVAERDPAFPFLTVSPLLGADQDWDIAKLDELVDHIAKNYRIDPARVYLTGLSRGGHASWRWAIAEPKRFAAVAAVAGRGNPGEACRLMDLPVWAFHGDRDDVVAPEGSFAMARAIRACGGRKVRLTIYPDLGHNAWDPAYDDPALYAWLLEQKLPSATITNKDKK, via the coding sequence ATGAGATATTGGACTGCGGCGCTGCTGGGGCTTGCCCTCGTGGCCTCGCCCGTCGCCGCAAAAACCAAGCTCGTTCCGGTCGAAGGGCAGACGCCGCAGCAGCCGATCGAGGCGGGCAATTATCCCTATCAGCTATTCGTGCCGAAGGGCTATTTGACCGACACGGCGAAGCAATATCCGCTGCTGATCTTCCTCCACGGATCGGGCGAGCGCGGCGACGATGTTGCGAAGGTCAAGGTCCACGGCCCGCCGAAGGTCGCCGAACGCGACCCCGCCTTCCCCTTCCTCACCGTGTCGCCTCTGCTCGGCGCCGATCAGGATTGGGACATCGCCAAGCTCGACGAGCTGGTCGACCATATCGCAAAGAATTATCGCATTGATCCCGCACGCGTTTACCTGACTGGCCTCAGCCGTGGCGGCCATGCGAGCTGGCGCTGGGCGATTGCCGAGCCCAAGCGCTTCGCGGCGGTGGCTGCAGTCGCGGGGCGCGGCAATCCGGGGGAAGCGTGCCGGTTGATGGACCTGCCCGTCTGGGCCTTCCACGGCGACCGCGACGACGTCGTCGCGCCCGAAGGCAGCTTTGCCATGGCGCGCGCGATCCGCGCGTGCGGCGGCCGCAAGGTCCGCCTGACCATCTATCCCGACCTTGGCCACAATGCCTGGGATCCCGCCTATGACGACCCGGCGCTTTACGCCTGGTTGCTCGAACAAAAGCTCCCCTCCGCAACGATCACCAACAAGGACAAAAAATGA
- a CDS encoding carbohydrate ABC transporter permease, with translation MSLRRWSVTLLTAFVALLTIAPLLWMLSVSFMARGEASAFPPPLLPSDPSLDNYRMLFGSFGIGRFLLNSLLISTLATVLALLFTIPAGYAFAKLRFKGRDATFRLLVAALVVPGQIGMLPLFLELKAMGLVNSYAGALVPWLAGIFGIFLVRQYCLAIPDEMLEAARIDGASEAQILRRIVLPILTPIIVTLALFVFLGSWNDFMWPLIILADQDLYTLPVALAAMSRQHVQDNELMMAGAVITTLPVLILFLALQRFYLTGLLSGSVKG, from the coding sequence CTGTGGATGCTTTCGGTCAGTTTCATGGCGCGCGGCGAAGCATCGGCATTCCCGCCGCCCTTGCTGCCGAGCGACCCCAGCCTCGACAATTACCGCATGTTGTTCGGCAGCTTCGGCATCGGCCGTTTCCTGCTCAACAGCCTGCTGATCTCTACACTCGCGACCGTCCTCGCGCTGCTTTTCACGATCCCGGCGGGATACGCCTTCGCCAAGCTGCGCTTCAAGGGCCGCGATGCGACCTTCCGCCTGCTCGTCGCGGCGCTCGTGGTGCCGGGGCAGATCGGGATGCTGCCCTTGTTCCTCGAACTCAAGGCGATGGGGCTCGTCAACAGCTATGCCGGCGCGCTGGTGCCGTGGCTCGCGGGCATTTTCGGCATCTTCCTCGTCCGCCAATATTGCCTGGCGATCCCCGACGAGATGCTCGAGGCGGCGCGGATCGATGGCGCGAGCGAAGCGCAGATCCTCCGCCGCATCGTGCTGCCGATCCTCACGCCGATCATCGTCACGCTGGCGCTTTTCGTTTTCCTCGGCAGCTGGAACGATTTCATGTGGCCGCTGATCATCCTCGCCGACCAGGACCTCTACACGCTGCCTGTCGCGCTCGCCGCGATGAGCCGCCAGCATGTGCAGGACAATGAGCTGATGATGGCAGGCGCAGTCATCACGACCCTGCCCGTGCTGATCCTCTTCCTTGCGCTTCAACGCTTTTACCTCACCGGCCTCCTGAGCGGGAGCGTCAAGGGATGA
- a CDS encoding TonB-dependent receptor, producing the protein MKFSFDFQTVSARQSRARSLAAALAWSSAAAAIAVAVAAPAHAQVSGASLRGTVKAEGGVSEVTAVNVNTGLTRTSTVGANGGYSFASLPVGTYRLELTTPQGKRQTDEFNLNVAQSAVLDFDFSQPDIAEGADDAIIVTGSRIRSMEGGEVGTTISQRLIDQLPQNNRNFLAFADLAPGVQFITNASGQSRLQGGAQGSNSVNIFIDGVGQKDYVLKNGITGQDSTQGNPFPQLAIGEYRVIGSNYKAEYDQVSSVAITAVTKSGTNEFHGEGFIDFTNQSLRDRTPSENFPTYIPKIRTRDIQFGGALGGPIIKDMLHFFVTYEGKRRTEPRTITPGLNLPVSFFPTEYQSNFGTASETFNENLYFGKLNFTPTSSDLFELSGKYRDETGVQINNGLDAYDTRTLAKVAEWRGLARWEHTADTWVNDFKVAYEDVTWGPRPAVFGNVSLFNATVPGALPGTTQRGDILRIGAGRNFQDKGQKGWQVSNDFTYTGLESHTFKVGVKAKWVKLNTNEQGGVNPLFIYNALYPAGASFNDTIPYRMEFSAPVTDGDPNIRSKNFQFGIYAQDDWEVTDRLTVNVGLRWDYERTPAFLNYQHDPAIAAFVSGQAGYTAPDGTVTPAYTNLLNADYDINDYISTGSERKAFKGAWQPRIGFTYELDDEGRFAIFGGYGRSYDRTQFDFIQQELRQGLFANRVFNFNNPGDTTNVCDPSPTCIAWDPVYLTPEGRADLIAGLPPGAGRELRFIKNDLKTPYSDQFSLGVRGRFNLLEAEVGYSYVTSKDGFVYLLGNRRPDGSFFPPTGSPDSPFGSPPSPFGSIILGDNGLKTKAHTAYLKLTKRYTQASPWSLDATYTYTDAKENRQFGEVFSLDFPNIDDYGYITATGVRKHRLVMAGTVDIPWGLTLSGKFQIASPKYLGAIVNTVGTGDTPPSRDAISTETEGNGDRWGYRQMDLSITKYVPIGFINDEARLRFRLDIINLFNDRNFGGFDALTGLRNQNDLALDGPPRTIKLSAGFQF; encoded by the coding sequence GTGAAGTTTTCGTTTGATTTTCAGACTGTTTCCGCACGCCAGTCGCGCGCTCGTTCGCTCGCTGCTGCGCTGGCCTGGAGCAGTGCCGCCGCCGCTATAGCCGTAGCGGTTGCTGCGCCTGCGCACGCACAGGTATCGGGCGCCTCGCTGCGCGGTACGGTGAAGGCCGAAGGCGGCGTGTCCGAAGTTACCGCCGTCAACGTCAACACCGGCCTGACGCGCACCTCGACCGTCGGCGCGAATGGTGGGTACAGCTTTGCTTCGTTGCCCGTCGGCACCTATCGGCTCGAACTCACGACACCGCAGGGCAAGCGCCAGACCGACGAATTCAACCTCAACGTCGCGCAGAGCGCGGTGCTCGATTTCGACTTCTCGCAGCCCGACATCGCCGAGGGCGCCGACGATGCGATCATCGTGACCGGTAGCCGCATCCGTTCGATGGAAGGCGGCGAAGTCGGCACGACCATCTCGCAGCGCCTGATCGACCAGCTTCCACAGAATAACCGCAACTTCCTGGCCTTCGCTGACCTTGCTCCTGGGGTGCAGTTCATCACCAACGCCAGCGGTCAGTCGCGGCTTCAGGGCGGCGCGCAGGGCAGCAATTCGGTCAACATCTTTATCGATGGCGTCGGGCAGAAGGACTATGTGCTGAAGAACGGCATTACTGGCCAGGATTCAACGCAGGGCAATCCGTTCCCGCAGCTCGCGATCGGCGAATATCGTGTCATCGGTTCGAACTATAAGGCCGAATATGATCAGGTGAGTTCGGTCGCGATCACTGCGGTGACCAAGTCGGGCACCAACGAATTCCACGGTGAAGGCTTTATCGACTTCACCAACCAGAGTCTGCGCGACCGGACCCCGTCGGAAAATTTCCCGACCTATATTCCCAAGATCCGGACCCGCGATATCCAGTTCGGCGGCGCGCTGGGCGGGCCGATCATCAAGGATATGTTGCACTTCTTCGTGACCTACGAAGGCAAGCGGCGCACCGAACCGCGCACGATCACCCCGGGCCTCAACCTGCCGGTCAGCTTTTTCCCGACGGAATATCAATCCAATTTCGGCACGGCCAGCGAGACGTTCAACGAGAATCTCTACTTCGGAAAGCTCAATTTCACCCCGACGTCGAGCGACCTGTTCGAATTGTCGGGCAAGTATCGCGACGAAACGGGCGTACAGATCAACAACGGCCTCGACGCCTATGATACGCGCACGCTGGCGAAGGTTGCGGAATGGCGCGGCCTCGCTCGCTGGGAACATACGGCCGATACGTGGGTCAACGATTTCAAGGTCGCCTATGAGGATGTGACCTGGGGGCCGCGGCCGGCCGTGTTCGGCAACGTCTCGCTCTTCAATGCCACCGTTCCCGGAGCGCTCCCCGGAACGACGCAGCGCGGCGATATTCTGCGCATCGGCGCGGGGCGCAACTTCCAGGACAAGGGCCAGAAGGGCTGGCAGGTTTCGAACGATTTCACTTACACGGGCCTCGAAAGCCACACGTTCAAGGTCGGCGTGAAGGCGAAGTGGGTCAAGCTGAACACGAACGAGCAGGGTGGCGTCAACCCGCTCTTCATCTACAATGCGCTCTATCCTGCGGGGGCTTCTTTCAACGACACCATCCCTTACCGGATGGAGTTCAGCGCCCCGGTGACCGATGGCGACCCCAATATCCGGTCGAAGAATTTCCAGTTCGGCATTTACGCTCAGGACGACTGGGAGGTCACCGACCGATTGACGGTCAACGTCGGTCTGCGCTGGGATTATGAACGGACGCCCGCCTTCCTCAACTATCAGCATGATCCCGCGATCGCGGCGTTCGTCAGCGGGCAGGCAGGGTACACGGCACCGGATGGCACGGTGACCCCGGCCTATACCAACCTGCTGAATGCCGATTACGACATCAACGACTATATCTCGACCGGTTCGGAGCGAAAAGCGTTCAAGGGGGCGTGGCAGCCGCGTATCGGCTTCACCTATGAACTCGATGACGAGGGGCGTTTCGCGATCTTTGGCGGATACGGCCGGTCCTATGACCGGACCCAGTTCGACTTCATCCAGCAGGAGCTTCGTCAGGGGCTGTTCGCCAACCGCGTCTTCAATTTCAACAATCCGGGCGATACTACGAATGTCTGCGACCCAAGCCCCACCTGTATTGCGTGGGATCCGGTCTATCTGACGCCCGAGGGGCGCGCAGACCTGATCGCGGGCCTGCCGCCGGGGGCCGGGCGCGAGCTGCGTTTCATCAAAAATGATCTGAAGACGCCTTATTCCGATCAGTTCAGCCTGGGCGTGCGGGGACGCTTCAACCTGCTCGAAGCCGAAGTCGGATACAGCTATGTCACGAGCAAGGACGGTTTCGTCTACCTGCTCGGCAACCGGCGGCCCGACGGCAGTTTCTTCCCGCCGACGGGCAGCCCCGATTCACCCTTCGGGTCGCCGCCGTCGCCTTTCGGGTCGATCATCCTGGGCGATAATGGACTGAAGACGAAGGCGCATACGGCCTATCTCAAGCTGACGAAGCGCTATACCCAGGCGTCGCCGTGGAGCCTCGATGCGACCTACACCTACACCGATGCGAAGGAAAACCGCCAATTCGGTGAAGTGTTCAGCCTCGATTTCCCGAACATCGACGATTATGGCTACATCACTGCGACCGGCGTGCGGAAACATCGCCTCGTCATGGCGGGGACGGTCGATATTCCGTGGGGACTGACCCTGTCGGGCAAATTCCAGATCGCCTCGCCCAAATATCTCGGCGCGATCGTCAACACCGTGGGAACGGGCGACACGCCGCCGTCGCGTGACGCGATTTCGACGGAGACGGAGGGCAATGGCGATCGCTGGGGTTATCGTCAGATGGACCTTTCGATCACCAAATATGTGCCGATCGGTTTCATCAACGACGAAGCGCGCCTGCGTTTCCGTCTCGACATCATCAACCTGTTCAACGATCGCAACTTCGGCGGGTTCGATGCGCTCACCGGATTGCGCAACCAGAACGACCTGGCTCTTGACGGGCCGCCGCGGACCATCAAGCTATCGGCCGGTTTCCAATTCTGA
- a CDS encoding endonuclease/exonuclease/phosphatase family protein, with the protein MTRKVLALAAALLALPAAAKERADHYEAMTYNIRLDVASDGDNAWPHRRSALTGLVAYYAPDLVGMQEVLLNQKQAVEADLPAYQFVGVARDDGKDKGEFSPLGFRRERFDLVASGTFWLSPTPDAPSKGWDAALPRIASWARLKDKASQHMLLVVNTHFDHIGTTARIESAKQIRRWIGDNRKAGETVVLMGDFNSPATSPAHGAIVGDAPGQIALHDTLTISRTPHFGPLGTFTGFKIEQLDPSPIDHIFVGDGVAVLRHATLTQQTGGRLPSDHYPVLADLCVGKGC; encoded by the coding sequence ATGACCCGCAAAGTCCTGGCTCTCGCGGCGGCGCTGCTTGCCCTGCCCGCCGCGGCAAAAGAGCGTGCCGACCATTATGAGGCGATGACCTACAACATCCGGCTCGACGTCGCCTCGGACGGCGACAATGCCTGGCCGCACCGGCGGAGCGCACTGACCGGCCTTGTCGCTTATTACGCTCCTGACCTGGTCGGCATGCAGGAAGTGCTGCTGAACCAGAAGCAGGCCGTCGAGGCCGACCTTCCCGCATATCAATTCGTCGGCGTCGCGCGCGACGACGGCAAGGACAAGGGCGAGTTTTCGCCGCTGGGTTTCCGCCGCGAACGCTTCGACTTGGTCGCCTCGGGTACTTTCTGGCTGTCGCCGACGCCCGACGCCCCAAGCAAGGGCTGGGACGCTGCGCTCCCGCGCATCGCGAGCTGGGCACGGCTGAAGGACAAGGCTTCGCAGCATATGCTGCTGGTCGTGAACACCCATTTCGATCATATAGGCACGACAGCGCGGATCGAAAGCGCGAAACAGATTCGCCGCTGGATCGGCGACAATCGCAAGGCCGGGGAAACGGTGGTGCTGATGGGCGATTTCAACAGTCCGGCGACCAGCCCCGCGCATGGCGCGATCGTGGGCGACGCGCCAGGTCAGATTGCCTTGCACGATACGCTGACGATCAGCCGCACCCCGCATTTCGGACCACTCGGCACCTTCACCGGTTTCAAGATCGAACAGCTCGACCCGAGTCCGATCGACCATATCTTCGTCGGTGACGGCGTTGCGGTGCTGCGCCACGCGACGCTGACGCAGCAAACCGGCGGGCGCCTGCCGTCCGATCATTATCCGGTGCTCGCCGACCTCTGCGTCGGCAAGGGCTGCTGA
- a CDS encoding glycoside hydrolase family 2 protein, producing MRWGLAALLAVLLAACSTNPAPAPSPAAPVAARTATQLTTGWQFRFDDSLTPEAAAALADADWQTVALPHTWNRLGEYRVGRTGATDNRQGKGWYRLRLDGSTLPAGKRHVIEFDAVGNLADLWVGGRHVGSHAGAFSRFRFDLTDFLDKAGPNTILLRADNSAPIAGSTTQHIVPLDGDFFIHGGIYRPARLLHVAPSHIALDDHGGPGVYATPTIVGGAGKLAVRVKLTGATAGQSLVAVLRDGAGRTVAEGTMPLTAQQGEASLRLDVAAPRRWNGRPDPYLYRLETRLADGRGAVDSVTVPVGFREFRVDPANGFYLNGKHLPLHGVSRHQDYLGKGWALAPEDHARDMALIAEMGANTVRFAHYQHASDWFDLADRTGMIVWAEVPFVNRPSNDGTPGSPELVANAKAQMIELIRQNYNHPSVVTWGIGNEVDLDVVTGRAPPATDARPLLRELNALSKAEDPTRPTVLADCCEATHEGAVPASERPRQPVLTGISDLMGYNRYYGWYYREIGDLGPHLDRMHARYPAIPISISEYGAGGALSQHVEDGATHKIAHASRMHPEEFQNWYHEQSWPQLRDRPYLWANWIWNMFDFSSKIRQEGDATDINDKGLVTYDRKVKKDAFFYYKAEWSTEPVVHITSRRWMVRSDPLTKIRVYSNAPAVAVTLNGKPLGNIACVESICEIKDVGLTPGANRVVATARFDGRDVSDNVEWTLTP from the coding sequence ATGCGATGGGGGCTGGCAGCGCTGCTTGCGGTGCTGCTGGCTGCTTGTTCGACCAACCCTGCTCCTGCGCCGTCACCCGCCGCCCCGGTCGCGGCGCGAACCGCTACCCAGCTGACGACGGGCTGGCAGTTCCGTTTCGACGATAGCCTGACTCCCGAAGCCGCAGCGGCGCTGGCAGATGCAGATTGGCAGACGGTTGCCCTGCCCCACACATGGAACCGGCTGGGCGAATATCGCGTCGGTCGCACCGGCGCGACCGACAACCGGCAGGGCAAGGGCTGGTATCGCCTCCGCCTCGACGGCTCGACCTTGCCTGCAGGCAAGCGTCACGTCATCGAATTCGACGCCGTCGGCAATCTCGCCGACCTGTGGGTGGGCGGCCGCCATGTCGGCAGCCACGCCGGCGCCTTTTCTCGCTTCCGCTTCGACCTCACCGATTTCCTCGACAAGGCGGGACCGAACACCATCCTGCTGCGCGCCGACAACAGCGCGCCCATAGCAGGCAGCACGACGCAGCATATCGTCCCGCTTGACGGCGATTTCTTTATCCATGGCGGCATTTACCGCCCCGCGCGTCTGCTTCATGTTGCGCCAAGCCACATCGCGCTCGACGACCATGGTGGACCGGGGGTGTATGCGACGCCGACCATCGTGGGCGGCGCGGGCAAGCTTGCGGTGCGCGTAAAGCTGACCGGAGCAACTGCGGGACAGAGCCTTGTCGCGGTTCTCCGCGATGGCGCGGGACGAACGGTGGCCGAAGGCACAATGCCGCTCACGGCGCAACAGGGCGAGGCTAGTTTAAGGCTCGACGTTGCTGCACCCCGGCGCTGGAACGGGCGCCCCGACCCCTATCTTTATCGCCTCGAAACCCGGCTGGCGGACGGCCGCGGCGCGGTCGACAGCGTCACCGTCCCCGTCGGCTTTCGCGAATTCCGTGTCGATCCGGCCAACGGTTTTTACCTCAACGGCAAGCACCTCCCGCTCCACGGCGTGTCGCGGCACCAGGATTATCTGGGCAAAGGCTGGGCCCTCGCGCCCGAGGATCATGCGCGCGACATGGCGCTGATCGCCGAAATGGGCGCGAACACCGTGCGCTTTGCGCATTACCAGCACGCGTCGGACTGGTTCGACCTTGCCGATCGCACTGGCATGATCGTCTGGGCCGAAGTGCCCTTCGTCAACCGGCCATCGAACGACGGCACGCCGGGATCGCCAGAACTGGTCGCCAACGCAAAGGCGCAGATGATCGAGCTGATCCGCCAGAATTACAACCATCCGTCGGTCGTCACCTGGGGGATCGGAAACGAGGTCGATCTCGACGTCGTGACGGGGCGAGCTCCCCCCGCCACCGATGCGCGCCCGCTGCTGCGCGAACTCAATGCGCTATCGAAGGCCGAGGACCCGACGCGGCCGACCGTGCTTGCCGATTGCTGCGAAGCGACGCACGAGGGCGCGGTTCCCGCCAGCGAACGGCCGCGCCAGCCGGTGCTGACCGGGATATCCGACCTGATGGGCTATAATCGCTATTATGGCTGGTATTACCGCGAGATTGGCGACCTTGGCCCGCATCTCGACCGGATGCACGCGCGCTATCCGGCGATCCCGATTTCGATCAGCGAATATGGCGCCGGAGGCGCGCTCAGCCAGCATGTCGAGGATGGCGCAACGCACAAGATCGCGCACGCCAGCCGCATGCATCCCGAAGAGTTCCAGAACTGGTATCACGAGCAAAGCTGGCCACAGCTCCGCGATCGCCCCTATCTTTGGGCCAACTGGATCTGGAACATGTTCGATTTCTCGTCGAAGATCCGGCAGGAGGGCGACGCCACCGACATCAACGACAAGGGTCTCGTGACCTACGACCGCAAGGTCAAAAAGGATGCTTTCTTCTATTACAAAGCCGAGTGGTCGACCGAACCGGTGGTCCATATCACCAGCCGCCGTTGGATGGTGCGCAGCGACCCGCTGACGAAGATCAGAGTTTACAGCAATGCGCCCGCCGTCGCGGTGACTCTAAACGGCAAACCGCTCGGAAACATCGCCTGCGTGGAGAGCATCTGCGAGATCAAGGACGTCGGCCTGACGCCCGGCGCGAACCGCGTTGTCGCCACCGCGCGCTTCGACGGCAGGGATGTGAGCGACAACGTCGAATGGACGTTGACGCCCTAA
- a CDS encoding glucoamylase family protein — MSFRIGASLLPLVALTAACAATPVPSTATPAATLPPMSEAAFSEELTERTFRYFWDTTDTQRCLAPDRWPSNPFSSIAATGFALTAYGIGAERGYVTRSEAAERTRDCLRFYWTAPQGPGVAGAAGYKGFFYHFLKNDDGTRFRNVELSTVDTSLLLGGVLFAQSYYDREDPVEAEIRDLAEKIYTRVDWRWAQRNTTGTQATNQPNSHGITMGWKPEAGWEPHDWIGYNEGMLVYILAMGSPTHAVGKDAWDKGWAADLEKDWGTYYGQQHLQFEPMFGHQYSHVWVDFRGIRDDFMRGKGIDYFENSRRATLAQRAYGADNPNKWTGYSADIWGWTASDGPGYSEGKYRVSGTARNFNGYMARGVSAIRVVDDGTVVPTAAGGSVAFAPEVTIPALMAMRTQYGERLYTRYGFKDAFNPSFTFVGAQSSDGKVDPVNGWVANDYLGIDQGPILAMMENHRSGFVWKVMRKNPHIVRGLKRIGFEGGWLDKAK, encoded by the coding sequence ATGTCGTTTCGTATCGGGGCATCGCTCCTGCCCCTCGTCGCGCTGACGGCGGCTTGCGCTGCCACTCCGGTGCCGTCGACCGCCACCCCGGCTGCGACGCTGCCGCCGATGAGCGAAGCGGCCTTTTCGGAAGAGTTGACCGAGCGCACCTTCCGCTATTTCTGGGACACGACCGATACCCAGCGTTGCCTCGCGCCCGATCGCTGGCCGAGCAATCCCTTTTCGTCGATCGCCGCGACGGGCTTTGCGCTGACCGCCTATGGCATCGGGGCCGAGCGCGGCTATGTGACGCGCTCCGAAGCAGCGGAGCGCACGCGCGATTGCCTGCGCTTTTATTGGACGGCGCCACAGGGGCCCGGCGTCGCGGGCGCGGCGGGCTACAAAGGGTTTTTCTATCATTTCCTGAAGAATGACGACGGAACGCGCTTCCGGAACGTCGAGCTCTCGACTGTCGACACCAGCCTGCTGCTCGGCGGGGTACTGTTCGCGCAAAGCTATTATGACCGCGAGGATCCGGTCGAGGCGGAGATTCGCGACCTGGCCGAGAAAATCTACACGCGCGTCGACTGGCGCTGGGCGCAGCGCAATACGACCGGGACACAGGCGACGAACCAGCCGAATTCGCACGGTATCACCATGGGCTGGAAACCCGAGGCCGGGTGGGAACCGCACGACTGGATCGGCTACAATGAGGGCATGCTCGTCTACATCCTCGCAATGGGCTCGCCGACGCATGCCGTCGGCAAGGATGCCTGGGACAAGGGCTGGGCGGCCGATCTCGAAAAAGACTGGGGCACCTATTACGGCCAGCAGCATCTGCAGTTCGAGCCGATGTTCGGGCACCAATATAGCCATGTCTGGGTCGATTTCCGCGGCATCCGCGACGATTTCATGCGCGGCAAGGGCATTGATTATTTCGAGAACAGCCGCCGCGCGACGCTGGCGCAGCGCGCCTATGGCGCCGACAATCCGAACAAGTGGACGGGATACAGCGCCGACATTTGGGGCTGGACCGCGTCCGACGGACCGGGATATTCGGAGGGCAAATATCGTGTCAGCGGCACGGCCCGCAATTTCAACGGTTATATGGCGCGCGGCGTCAGCGCGATCCGCGTCGTGGACGACGGCACGGTCGTCCCGACGGCGGCCGGCGGTTCGGTCGCCTTCGCCCCCGAAGTGACGATCCCGGCGCTGATGGCGATGCGGACGCAATATGGCGAGCGGCTCTATACCCGCTATGGCTTCAAGGACGCGTTCAACCCCAGCTTCACCTTTGTCGGCGCGCAATCATCCGATGGAAAGGTCGATCCGGTGAACGGTTGGGTCGCGAACGACTATCTTGGCATTGATCAGGGCCCGATTCTCGCGATGATGGAAAATCATCGCAGCGGCTTCGTGTGGAAGGTGATGCGTAAAAATCCGCATATTGTGCGAGGGCTGAAACGCATCGGGTTCGAGGGTGGCTGGCTCGACAAGGCGAAGTAG